In a single window of the Agrobacterium vitis genome:
- a CDS encoding HNH endonuclease: MADRKAIPAATRLRLFAAASGYCQKPDCFDSLFPAEMGGDKHIAEMAHVIPHGDAGPRHEDRPAEGFDPDAFENLILLCPTCHTKIDKDPDAYPRTILLDWKANHFGRLALKQGIKAYDNREQARAAVAGIMAENRAIWEKFAPEEGSGFKYDPESGSAAAWDHRMRSVILPNHYRTLAIIEANLGLATADERRTFAEYQEHVRGLSERHVCGVAGRAIRFPDSMEGMFA, translated from the coding sequence ATGGCAGATCGTAAGGCGATACCAGCTGCAACACGACTGCGCCTCTTCGCGGCTGCATCGGGGTATTGTCAGAAACCAGATTGTTTTGATTCACTCTTTCCCGCTGAAATGGGTGGGGACAAACACATCGCTGAAATGGCACATGTCATCCCGCACGGCGACGCAGGGCCACGCCACGAAGACCGACCGGCAGAAGGTTTCGACCCCGATGCGTTCGAAAATCTGATCTTGTTGTGTCCGACCTGCCATACGAAGATAGACAAGGATCCCGACGCTTATCCACGCACTATTCTGCTTGATTGGAAAGCCAATCATTTCGGACGACTGGCGCTCAAGCAAGGAATCAAAGCCTACGACAATCGGGAACAGGCAAGGGCCGCAGTCGCTGGCATCATGGCTGAGAACCGGGCAATCTGGGAGAAGTTCGCACCCGAGGAAGGCTCGGGCTTCAAGTATGATCCGGAATCCGGCAGCGCGGCGGCCTGGGACCATCGGATGAGAAGCGTAATCCTGCCCAACCACTATCGCACCTTGGCGATCATCGAGGCTAATCTGGGCCTCGCCACAGCGGATGAACGGCGCACCTTCGCTGAGTATCAGGAGCATGTGCGCGGCCTGTCGGAGCGTCACGTATGCGGGGTTGCCGGCCGCGCCATTCGCTTCCCGGATTCGATGGAGGGAATGTTCGCTTGA